The following are encoded together in the Carassius auratus strain Wakin chromosome 34, ASM336829v1, whole genome shotgun sequence genome:
- the kiaa2012 gene encoding uncharacterized protein KIAA2012 homolog isoform X3, with product MNDFVLSLLSRGYGQIVPNEDGHAGRLEVCFEPQDYFNWKSQPPLLHLTSSGRIFGGLEPAPPKTYSTRRGPLILYSEDLALAYRSCQVNRKRKALSCPKQEAEKQLHTLQDLTGAILAFGKRKVGSLAGVTHPLLPDKHVTQNISMHHRPGEKNYNSSQVKGENTNQIRYQPRFLCSPRPNRADLGPLPPISEGLVHVQLQEKAQAPSDEEMTFKTKEQKDQKPKERKRQVKSLRIATDTCRANMSPIPETEPAHQTEDQTVTPATVKNTSTILPHLIDHPQDLSGRGKRSRMESGGGVGEMCALRSVYVDSSLECSPLSRVNYYGGHMEGSRQMRHCGGETHMRRVNIETDPSFTVFHLPPINQSSLVNSSSDITLTMNQTEIKEKKSSCENLPKRDLHIHLPDIKVGTTHENPSERRVHSQVLLLFPAQTEQTDTHQPDDELHRTPVKETEPCGDLEHAVGIDQRKQDPLSDSKCRIIEMDLGHVMWSDDLEKGDQHPPLGPLPPLVGRRGPGKQSSMAVYRQNLHDPEDTTETQTGITRGCLPLELREWQGGQAVGTLIMGPDGEIIRLSLWDPAVDTEDHPIMGDVTQGHVLKVVTSEGDLKQPWTAFTQDHDTDEGLFAEEDTTSNTEETTSNTERLDSSHEKFKVNKTAEKMNAKKRQHPLGSHNKTVRKRQVFKISSHEETNAEEEEEQLEDEEEEEEEEEDEEEEEQEEVDEEEEDEDENEENGSDNKPVNKARVFRVKAHAHQNNAEDDFSSDCQRIQKERVIKLRLHAEQTKAKRKKIHLGADNQIIQDEQVFKVRSRAKQTNAKKDDCLGADSEIIQEEKVFKVRSRAKQTNAKRKDDCLGADSEIIHETQTFKERSHAKRTKAKRKEDCFGSDSEIIQDEQIYLPEERLEEMSSSTTPQLNKTGEEATKRNRKVKATTLQPETKVTRGSRRSKGVAPAISPKSTHLSPRAHSPDSLSPEGQAEIPTGLPTEAEKGHSENTVGREYAEHMLVEEVKKNKKSNKHTGKSKGKSVQIHEDIETRNTSVPDDPTPTSKKKKKKTGREKKEETKEEKEEPTKKAQNLTVKVKKKKGQPAFVVGKPRPQDVERMAYPVDEPERLMTHEREVTTHDSEDELENTENTPEHTYTDSEDDRDADTDPESTDTHEAHQVSPGSVYSTHRSQHSLITARSDASIHRLSQSSVRTPSMGMASHCGPCSPAPLSLICLPPQSATPPASDPTGSEPGNHVKSNEVPPNQTDKKAAALAEKAERRRLEVEKKRKEREEEKKRQQEKEVTEERMRLELEEEQRKRAEEARLQKIREEDERQRRQEEEMERQRRERAEKDRERRQQEEKRRLLERLQRERQEEEKRQAAQLERRRLEEEARKEEELRKLSEMEEAERLEYLRRQQEEEEERRKAAEERRRREEEAAMHAEEQARLQAELFVRQRAALEQHLKFQRGLFVEAEGLEQTQDISRPWIFSYFALLKLLGLDDAASEDTLKDVL from the exons ATGAATGATTTTGTCCTGTCATTGCTGAGTCGTGGGTATGGCCAAATTGTGCCAAATGAAGACGGTCATGCCGGAAGACTGGAGGTCTGTTTTGAACCACAG GATTACTTCAACTGGAAATCCCAGCCTCCACTGCTGCATCTTACCAGCAGTGGCCGTATTTTTGGAGGCCTGGAGCCTGCGCCTCCGAAAACCTACAGTACGAGGAGAGGGCCTCTTATTCTGTATTCAGAGGACCTTGCACTGGCATACCGATCTTGCCAGGTTAACAGGAAGAGAAAGGCTCTGAGCTGCCCGAAACAGGAAGCTGAGAAACAGCTGCACACACTGCAAGACCTGACTGGAGCCATTTTGGCTTTTGGCAAAAGGAAG GTTGGATCTCTTGCCGGTGTAACACACCCCTTGTTGCCAGATAAACATGTTACACAGAACATCAGCATGCATCACAGACCTGGAGAGAAAAACTATAATTCAAGCCAAGTTAAAG GAGAAAACACTAATCAGATCAGATACCAGCCACGTTTCCTCTGTTCCCCTCGGCCCAACAGGGCAGACCTGGGACCTCTACCACCCATATCGGAAGGTTTGGTACATGTACAACTCCAGGAGAAAGCTCAGGCGCCATCAG ATGAAGAAATGACCTTTAAGACCAAAGAACAGAAAGACCAGAAACCGAAAGAGAGGAAAAGACAAGTAAAGAGTCTCCGGATAGCGACTGACACATGCAGAGCTAACATGAGTCCGATTCCTGAGACAGAACCAGCACATCAGACTGAAGATCAAACAGTGACTCCAGCAACCGTAAAAAACACCTCTACA ATACTCCCACATCTGATCGACCATCCCCAGGATCTAAGCGGCCGTGGGAAGCGCAGCCGGATGGAGAGTGGAGGTGGTGTTGGAGAGATGTGCGCTCTGAGGTCAGTGTATGTGGATTCGTCTTTGGAGTGCAGCCCACTCTCACGGGTCAACTACTACGGTGGACACATGGAGGGATCCCGCCAGA TGAGACATTGCGGAGGTGAAACTCACATGAGGAGAGTGAATATAGAAACAGATCCCAGCTTCACCGTTTTCCACTTACCACCCATTAACCAGAGTTCACTGGTCAACTCAAGCTCTGACATCACTTTAACAATG AATCAAACGGaaataaaggagaaaaaaagcaGCTGTGAGAATTTACCAAAAAGGGACCTACACATCCATCTCCCTGACATCAAAGTGGGAACTACACATGAAAACCCCTCAGAGAGACGCGTGCACAGCCAAGTGCTGCTGCTTTTCCCTgcacaaacagaacaaacagaCACCCATCAGCCAGATG ATGAACTCCACAGAACCCCTGTAAAGGAGACTGAGCCATGTGGTGATTTGGAGCATGCAGTGGGGATAGACCAAAGAAAACAGGACCCTCTCTCTGACAGCAAGTGCAGGATTATAGAAATGGACCTTGGACATGTCATGTGGTCTGATGATCTAGAAAAAGGAG ATCAACATCCCCCTCTTGGTCCACTGCCCCCCCTGGTGGGCCGGAGGGGTCCAGGTAAACAGAGCTCCATGGCGGTGTACAGACAGAACCTACATGACCCTGAAgacacaacagaaacacaaacaggAATCACTAGAGGTTGTCTCCCTCTGGAGCTCAGAG AATGGCAGGGAGGCCAAGCGGTGGGCACCCTAATAATGGGTCCTGATGGTGAAATCATACGCTTGTCTCTCTGGGATCCCGCAGTTGACACTGAGGACCACCCAATAATGGGTGATGTCACACAAGGTCACG TTCTTAAGGTTGTGACTTCTGAGGGAGATCTGAAACAGCCTTGGACAGCCTTTACACAGGACCACGACACAGATGAAG GTCTGTTTGCAGAAGAAGACACCACAAGTAATACTGAAGAAACTACTTCAAACACAGAACGGCTTGACTCTAGTCATGAG AAGTTTAAGGTCAATAAAACTGCAGAGAAAATGAACGCCAAGAAGAGGCAGCATCCATTAGGTTCCCACAATAAAACAGTTCGGAAGAGGCAG GTGTTTAAGATCAGCTCTCATGAAGAAACTAAtgcagaggaggaggaggaacagttggaggatgaggaagaggaggaggaagaggaagaagatgaggaagaggaagagcaggaggaggtggatgaggaagaggaggatgaggacgaGAACGAAGAAAATGGCTCTGACAATAAACCTGTTAATAAAGCACGG GTGTTTAGGGTGAAAGCTCATGCACATCAGAACAATGCAGAGGACGATTTCAGCTCTGACTGTCAGAGAAtacagaaagaaaga GTGATTAAGCTCAGATTACATGCAGAGCAGACTAAAGCCAAGAGGAAGAAAATTCATTTAGGTGCTGACAATCAAATAATCCAGGATGAACAG GTTTTTAAGGTCAGATCTCGTGCAAAGCAGACTAATGCCAAGAAGGATGATTGTTTAGGCGCTGACAGTGAAATCATCCAGGAGGAAAAG GTGTTTAAGGTCAGATCGCGTGCAAAGCAGACTAATGCCAAGAGGAAGGATGACTGCTTGGGTGCTGACAGTGAAATAATACATGAGACACAG ACATTTAAGGAGAGATCCCATGCAAAGCGGACTAAAGCCAAGAGGAAGGAGGATTGCTTCGGCTCTGACAGTGAAATAATTCAGGATGAACAG ATCTATTTACCTGAGGAGAGATTAGAGGAAATGAGCAGCTCCACGACTCCCCAGCTCAACAAAACCG GGGAGGAGGCCACTAAAAGAAACCGTAAAGTAAAGGCGACAACTTTACAGCCGGAAACAAAGGTGACACGGGGGTCAAGGAGGTCCAAAGGTGTTGCGCCTGCTATCAGCCCTAAATCAACACATCTCTCTCCCAGAGCACATTCACCGGACTCTTTGTCTCCTGAAGGACAGGCAGAAATCCCGACAGGATTACCAACGGAGGCAGA AAAAGGTCATTCTGAAAACACAGTTGGAAGAGAATATGCAGAACATATGCTGGTGGAGGaagtgaagaaaaataaaaagtctaataAGCACACAGGCAAATCAAAAGGGAAGAGTGTTCAAATTCATGAAGACATTGAGACCCGGAATACCAGTGTTCCTGATGATCCCACTCCTACTTCAAAGAAA aagaaaaagaaaacaggaagagagaaaaaagaagagactAAAGAAGAAAAGGAAGAGCCTACAAAAAAAGCCCAGAATTTGACagttaaagttaaaaagaaaaagggTCAACCAGCATTTGTTGTAG GAAAACCTCGGCCACAGGATGTTGAACGGATGGCATATCCAGTGGATGAGCCTGAGAGACTGATGACCCACGAGAGAGAGGTGACGACTCACGACTCAGAGGACGAACTAGAAAACACTGAGAACACTCCAGAACACACCTACACTGACTCTGAAGATGACAGGGACGCTGATACAGACCCAGAGAGTACAGACACACATGAAGCACACCAAGTCTCTCCCGGATCAGTTTACAGCACTCACAGATCCCAGCACTCACTCATTACAGCTCGTTCAGATGCCAGCATTCACAGACTCTCACAGAGCTCCGTCAGAACCCCCTCAATGGGCATGGCGTCCCACTGCGGCCCGTGCAGCCCAGCACCCCTGTCTCTCATCTGCCTGCCTCCTCAGTCAGCAACACCTCCTGCCTCAGACCCTACTGGATCTGAGCCAGGCAATCAT GTTAAAAGCAACGAGGTTCCACCTAACCAAACCGACAAAAAAGCTGCAGCATTGGCTGAAAAGGCAGAGCGCCGTCGTCTGGAGGTGGAGAAGAAACggaaggagagagaggaggaaaagaAGAGACAGCAAGAAAAGGAGGTGACAGAAGAGAGGATGAGGCTGGAACTGGAAGAAGAACAAAGGAAACGAGCAGAGGAAGCGAG GTTACAGAAGATCAGAGAAGAAGATGAGAGACAAAGAAGACAGGAGgaagagatggagagacagaggagagagCGGGCAGAGAAGGACAGAGAAAGAAGACAACAGGAGGAGAAGAGGAGGCTGCTGGAACGGCTccagagagaaagacaggaagAGGAGAAACGGCAGGCTG
- the kiaa2012 gene encoding uncharacterized protein KIAA2012 homolog isoform X2: MNDFVLSLLSRGYGQIVPNEDGHAGRLEVCFEPQDYFNWKSQPPLLHLTSSGRIFGGLEPAPPKTYSTRRGPLILYSEDLALAYRSCQVNRKRKALSCPKQEAEKQLHTLQDLTGAILAFGKRKVGSLAGVTHPLLPDKHVTQNISMHHRPGEKNYNSSQVKGENTNQIRYQPRFLCSPRPNRADLGPLPPISEGLVHVQLQEKAQAPSDEEMTFKTKEQKDQKPKERKRQVKSLRIATDTCRANMSPIPETEPAHQTEDQTVTPATVKNTSTILPHLIDHPQDLSGRGKRSRMESGGGVGEMCALRSVYVDSSLECSPLSRVNYYGGHMEGSRQMRHCGGETHMRRVNIETDPSFTVFHLPPINQSSLVNSSSDITLTMNQTEIKEKKSSCENLPKRDLHIHLPDIKVGTTHENPSERRVHSQVLLLFPAQTEQTDTHQPDDELHRTPVKETEPCGDLEHAVGIDQRKQDPLSDSKCRIIEMDLGHVMWSDDLEKGDQHPPLGPLPPLVGRRGPGKQSSMAVYRQNLHDPEDTTETQTGITRGCLPLELREWQGGQAVGTLIMGPDGEIIRLSLWDPAVDTEDHPIMGDVTQGHVLKVVTSEGDLKQPWTAFTQDHDTDEEEDTTSNTEETTSNTERLDSSHEKFKVNKTAEKMNAKKRQHPLGSHNKTVRKRQVFKISSHEETNAEEEEEQLEDEEEEEEEEEDEEEEEQEEVDEEEEDEDENEENGSDNKPVNKARVFRVKAHAHQNNAEDDFSSDCQRIQKERVIKLRLHAEQTKAKRKKIHLGADNQIIQDEQVFKVRSRAKQTNAKKDDCLGADSEIIQEEKVFKVRSRAKQTNAKRKDDCLGADSEIIHETQTFKERSHAKRTKAKRKEDCFGSDSEIIQDEQIYLPEERLEEMSSSTTPQLNKTGEEATKRNRKVKATTLQPETKVTRGSRRSKGVAPAISPKSTHLSPRAHSPDSLSPEGQAEIPTGLPTEAEKGHSENTVGREYAEHMLVEEVKKNKKSNKHTGKSKGKSVQIHEDIETRNTSVPDDPTPTSKKVGYILVHMLILILYALYLLQYSLNLQKKKKTGREKKEETKEEKEEPTKKAQNLTVKVKKKKGQPAFVVGKPRPQDVERMAYPVDEPERLMTHEREVTTHDSEDELENTENTPEHTYTDSEDDRDADTDPESTDTHEAHQVSPGSVYSTHRSQHSLITARSDASIHRLSQSSVRTPSMGMASHCGPCSPAPLSLICLPPQSATPPASDPTGSEPGNHVKSNEVPPNQTDKKAAALAEKAERRRLEVEKKRKEREEEKKRQQEKEVTEERMRLELEEEQRKRAEEARLQKIREEDERQRRQEEEMERQRRERAEKDRERRQQEEKRRLLERLQRERQEEEKRQAAQLERRRLEEEARKEEELRKLSEMEEAERLEYLRRQQEEEEERRKAAEERRRREEEAAMHAEEQARLQAELFVRQRAALEQHLKFQRGLFVEAEGLEQTQDISRPWIFSYFALLKLLGLDDAASEDTLKDVL, translated from the exons ATGAATGATTTTGTCCTGTCATTGCTGAGTCGTGGGTATGGCCAAATTGTGCCAAATGAAGACGGTCATGCCGGAAGACTGGAGGTCTGTTTTGAACCACAG GATTACTTCAACTGGAAATCCCAGCCTCCACTGCTGCATCTTACCAGCAGTGGCCGTATTTTTGGAGGCCTGGAGCCTGCGCCTCCGAAAACCTACAGTACGAGGAGAGGGCCTCTTATTCTGTATTCAGAGGACCTTGCACTGGCATACCGATCTTGCCAGGTTAACAGGAAGAGAAAGGCTCTGAGCTGCCCGAAACAGGAAGCTGAGAAACAGCTGCACACACTGCAAGACCTGACTGGAGCCATTTTGGCTTTTGGCAAAAGGAAG GTTGGATCTCTTGCCGGTGTAACACACCCCTTGTTGCCAGATAAACATGTTACACAGAACATCAGCATGCATCACAGACCTGGAGAGAAAAACTATAATTCAAGCCAAGTTAAAG GAGAAAACACTAATCAGATCAGATACCAGCCACGTTTCCTCTGTTCCCCTCGGCCCAACAGGGCAGACCTGGGACCTCTACCACCCATATCGGAAGGTTTGGTACATGTACAACTCCAGGAGAAAGCTCAGGCGCCATCAG ATGAAGAAATGACCTTTAAGACCAAAGAACAGAAAGACCAGAAACCGAAAGAGAGGAAAAGACAAGTAAAGAGTCTCCGGATAGCGACTGACACATGCAGAGCTAACATGAGTCCGATTCCTGAGACAGAACCAGCACATCAGACTGAAGATCAAACAGTGACTCCAGCAACCGTAAAAAACACCTCTACA ATACTCCCACATCTGATCGACCATCCCCAGGATCTAAGCGGCCGTGGGAAGCGCAGCCGGATGGAGAGTGGAGGTGGTGTTGGAGAGATGTGCGCTCTGAGGTCAGTGTATGTGGATTCGTCTTTGGAGTGCAGCCCACTCTCACGGGTCAACTACTACGGTGGACACATGGAGGGATCCCGCCAGA TGAGACATTGCGGAGGTGAAACTCACATGAGGAGAGTGAATATAGAAACAGATCCCAGCTTCACCGTTTTCCACTTACCACCCATTAACCAGAGTTCACTGGTCAACTCAAGCTCTGACATCACTTTAACAATG AATCAAACGGaaataaaggagaaaaaaagcaGCTGTGAGAATTTACCAAAAAGGGACCTACACATCCATCTCCCTGACATCAAAGTGGGAACTACACATGAAAACCCCTCAGAGAGACGCGTGCACAGCCAAGTGCTGCTGCTTTTCCCTgcacaaacagaacaaacagaCACCCATCAGCCAGATG ATGAACTCCACAGAACCCCTGTAAAGGAGACTGAGCCATGTGGTGATTTGGAGCATGCAGTGGGGATAGACCAAAGAAAACAGGACCCTCTCTCTGACAGCAAGTGCAGGATTATAGAAATGGACCTTGGACATGTCATGTGGTCTGATGATCTAGAAAAAGGAG ATCAACATCCCCCTCTTGGTCCACTGCCCCCCCTGGTGGGCCGGAGGGGTCCAGGTAAACAGAGCTCCATGGCGGTGTACAGACAGAACCTACATGACCCTGAAgacacaacagaaacacaaacaggAATCACTAGAGGTTGTCTCCCTCTGGAGCTCAGAG AATGGCAGGGAGGCCAAGCGGTGGGCACCCTAATAATGGGTCCTGATGGTGAAATCATACGCTTGTCTCTCTGGGATCCCGCAGTTGACACTGAGGACCACCCAATAATGGGTGATGTCACACAAGGTCACG TTCTTAAGGTTGTGACTTCTGAGGGAGATCTGAAACAGCCTTGGACAGCCTTTACACAGGACCACGACACAGATGAAG AAGAAGACACCACAAGTAATACTGAAGAAACTACTTCAAACACAGAACGGCTTGACTCTAGTCATGAG AAGTTTAAGGTCAATAAAACTGCAGAGAAAATGAACGCCAAGAAGAGGCAGCATCCATTAGGTTCCCACAATAAAACAGTTCGGAAGAGGCAG GTGTTTAAGATCAGCTCTCATGAAGAAACTAAtgcagaggaggaggaggaacagttggaggatgaggaagaggaggaggaagaggaagaagatgaggaagaggaagagcaggaggaggtggatgaggaagaggaggatgaggacgaGAACGAAGAAAATGGCTCTGACAATAAACCTGTTAATAAAGCACGG GTGTTTAGGGTGAAAGCTCATGCACATCAGAACAATGCAGAGGACGATTTCAGCTCTGACTGTCAGAGAAtacagaaagaaaga GTGATTAAGCTCAGATTACATGCAGAGCAGACTAAAGCCAAGAGGAAGAAAATTCATTTAGGTGCTGACAATCAAATAATCCAGGATGAACAG GTTTTTAAGGTCAGATCTCGTGCAAAGCAGACTAATGCCAAGAAGGATGATTGTTTAGGCGCTGACAGTGAAATCATCCAGGAGGAAAAG GTGTTTAAGGTCAGATCGCGTGCAAAGCAGACTAATGCCAAGAGGAAGGATGACTGCTTGGGTGCTGACAGTGAAATAATACATGAGACACAG ACATTTAAGGAGAGATCCCATGCAAAGCGGACTAAAGCCAAGAGGAAGGAGGATTGCTTCGGCTCTGACAGTGAAATAATTCAGGATGAACAG ATCTATTTACCTGAGGAGAGATTAGAGGAAATGAGCAGCTCCACGACTCCCCAGCTCAACAAAACCG GGGAGGAGGCCACTAAAAGAAACCGTAAAGTAAAGGCGACAACTTTACAGCCGGAAACAAAGGTGACACGGGGGTCAAGGAGGTCCAAAGGTGTTGCGCCTGCTATCAGCCCTAAATCAACACATCTCTCTCCCAGAGCACATTCACCGGACTCTTTGTCTCCTGAAGGACAGGCAGAAATCCCGACAGGATTACCAACGGAGGCAGA AAAAGGTCATTCTGAAAACACAGTTGGAAGAGAATATGCAGAACATATGCTGGTGGAGGaagtgaagaaaaataaaaagtctaataAGCACACAGGCAAATCAAAAGGGAAGAGTGTTCAAATTCATGAAGACATTGAGACCCGGAATACCAGTGTTCCTGATGATCCCACTCCTACTTCAAAGAAAGTGGGTTACATACTAGTCCACATGCTCATATTGATTTTATATGCCTTATATTTGTTACAATATTCTCTCAATctgcagaagaaaaagaaaacaggaagagagaaaaaagaagagactAAAGAAGAAAAGGAAGAGCCTACAAAAAAAGCCCAGAATTTGACagttaaagttaaaaagaaaaagggTCAACCAGCATTTGTTGTAG GAAAACCTCGGCCACAGGATGTTGAACGGATGGCATATCCAGTGGATGAGCCTGAGAGACTGATGACCCACGAGAGAGAGGTGACGACTCACGACTCAGAGGACGAACTAGAAAACACTGAGAACACTCCAGAACACACCTACACTGACTCTGAAGATGACAGGGACGCTGATACAGACCCAGAGAGTACAGACACACATGAAGCACACCAAGTCTCTCCCGGATCAGTTTACAGCACTCACAGATCCCAGCACTCACTCATTACAGCTCGTTCAGATGCCAGCATTCACAGACTCTCACAGAGCTCCGTCAGAACCCCCTCAATGGGCATGGCGTCCCACTGCGGCCCGTGCAGCCCAGCACCCCTGTCTCTCATCTGCCTGCCTCCTCAGTCAGCAACACCTCCTGCCTCAGACCCTACTGGATCTGAGCCAGGCAATCAT GTTAAAAGCAACGAGGTTCCACCTAACCAAACCGACAAAAAAGCTGCAGCATTGGCTGAAAAGGCAGAGCGCCGTCGTCTGGAGGTGGAGAAGAAACggaaggagagagaggaggaaaagaAGAGACAGCAAGAAAAGGAGGTGACAGAAGAGAGGATGAGGCTGGAACTGGAAGAAGAACAAAGGAAACGAGCAGAGGAAGCGAG GTTACAGAAGATCAGAGAAGAAGATGAGAGACAAAGAAGACAGGAGgaagagatggagagacagaggagagagCGGGCAGAGAAGGACAGAGAAAGAAGACAACAGGAGGAGAAGAGGAGGCTGCTGGAACGGCTccagagagaaagacaggaagAGGAGAAACGGCAGGCTG